The following proteins are encoded in a genomic region of Gossypium hirsutum isolate 1008001.06 chromosome D05, Gossypium_hirsutum_v2.1, whole genome shotgun sequence:
- the LOC121217844 gene encoding pathogenesis-related thaumatin-like protein 3.5, producing MDQLLPLLFILLMLSSGAKVYECARTFTIINNCKDTIWPGIIPGESFNGGGLELKSHQSIVFDAPVGWSGRIWGRTGCKFDDNGNGPCQTGDCGQTLKCGVAGKTPVSLAEFTLATLDFYDVSLVDGFNLPLSVTPINGKGNCSTAGCNSDVRHTCPSELAVKAKGKVIACRSACDVFDTDEYCCRGTYGNPSTCRPTYYSNIFKSACPTSYSYAYDDPTSIFTCSGADYVITFCSTRNQPVCTYHDHKLVCKNKANGLNPSVGRWWATLLAPLLMANLRFLL from the exons ATGGATCAGCTTTTACCTCTTTTGTTCATACTGCTCATGCTTTCATCAG GGGCAAAAGTGTATGAATGTGCAAGAACCTTCACCATTATAAACAATTGCAAGGATACTATCTGGCCTGGAATTATCCCTGGTGAAAGCTTTAATGGTGGAGGTCTTGAATTAAAATCACACCAATCTATCGTCTTTGACGCCCCGGTTGGCTGGAGTGGCCGCATATGGGGTCGAACTGGTTGCAAGTTCGACGACAATGGAAATGGTCCATGCCAAACAGGGGACTGTGGCCAAACCCTTAAGTGCGGAGTTGCCGGCAAAACCCCGGTATCACTCGCTGAGTTTACACTTGCCACTCTTGATTTTTACGATGTTAGCCTCGTTGACGGATTCAATCTGCCACTATCCGTTACACCGATAAACGGTAAGGGAAATTGTTCCACTGCTGGATGTAACTCTGACGTCAGGCATACTTGCCCTTCCGAACTCGCTGTCAAGGCCAAAGGGAAGGTTATAGCTTGCCGAAGCGCATGCGACGTGTTTGACACCGACGAATATTGTTGCCGAGGGACATATGGAAACCCTTCAACTTGTCGACCTACATATTATTCCAACATTTTCAAGTCTGCATGCCCTACTTCCTATAGTTATGCATATGATGATCCTACTAGTATTTTCACTTGTTCTGGTGCAGATTATGTCATCACCTTCTGCTCAACCAG GAATCAACCAGTATGCACATATCATGATCACAAGCTTGTTTGCAAGAACAAAGCAAATGGTTTAAACCCATCGGTAGGAAGATGGTGGGCAACTCTACTTGCACCACTCTTGATGGCTAATCTCAGGTTCCTTTTATAA
- the LOC107904986 gene encoding cold shock protein 2 — protein MAEATSTQRSTGTVKWFSAQKCFGFIAPDDGGDDLFVHQTSILSQGFRTLSDNQPVEFSIDVGEDGRAKAVDVTPMPRPRRPSRGGGRGGYFGGRGRGGGGYRRGGYGGGGGGGGGGGSGACYNCGRTGHIARDCYQGSGSGSTRYSSGRGDGGGNRRYGGDSGDGRGAGGRCFNCGDEGHFARDCPNK, from the coding sequence ATGGCTGAGGCGACCAGCACCCAGAGATCCACTGGCACGGTCAAATGGTTCAGCGCCCAGAAATGTTTCGGTTTCATAGCTCCCGACGACGGAGGCGACGACCTTTTCGTCCACCAAACCTCTATTCTTTCCCAAGGCTTTCGTACCCTCTCCGATAACCAACCCGTCGAGTTCTCCATCGATGTCGGTGAAGATGGCCGAGCTAAGGCCGTTGATGTAACTCCTATGCCTCGACCTCGCCGTCCTTCCCGTGGAGGTGGAAGAGGAGGATATTTTGGCGGCAGAGGTAGAGGTGGTGGTGGTTACAGGAGAGGAGGTTATGGTGGTGGCGGTGGCGGTGGCGGTGGCGGAGGTAGTGGCGCTTGTTATAATTGTGGGAGGACGGGGCATATAGCCAGGGATTGTTATCAAGGTAGTGGAAGTGGAAGTACGAGATATAGTAGCGGCCGTGGAGATGGTGGTGGAAATAGAAGATACGGTGGCGATAGCGGTGATGGACGAGGAGCTGGGGGACGATGTTTTAATTGTGGAGATGAAGGCCATTTTGCAAGGGATTGCCCTAACAAATAA